The Phlebotomus papatasi isolate M1 chromosome 3, Ppap_2.1, whole genome shotgun sequence genomic sequence CCGGTCCTTATCTAGTTTTGGTCCCTTTCCTATTAGTTCCCGTCTCGTTTCGTCCCGTTTTATCCAGTTCTGTCCCATACCGGTAGTCCCTGTCCCATCCCGGTAGTCCATGTCCAGTCCCGATGGTCCTTGTTCCGTTCTGGTGGTCCCTGTCCCATCCCGGTCCCTGTTACATCTAGATCCCTATCCCGTTCCGATCCCTGTCTCTGTCCCGGTGGTCCTTGTCCCGTCGCGGTCCCTATCCCTGTCCCGTCCCGGTCCCTGTCCCGTCTTCGTCCCTTTCCCGTCCTAGTCCTTATCCAGTTTCGGTCCCTTTCCAATTAGCTCCCGTATTGTTTCGTCCCGTTTTATCCAGTTCTGTCCCATACCGGTGGTCCCTGTCGCGTCCCAGTGGTCCTTGTTCTGTCTTGGTCTCTGTCCCGTTCCGGTAGTCTCTGTCCCATCCCGGTAGTCCCTGTCCCGTCCCGATGGTCCTTGTTTCGTCCCAGTGATTCCTGTCCCGTCCCGGTCCCTTGTTACATCTCGGTCCCTATCCCATTCCGATCCCTGTCTCTGTCCCGGTGGTCCCTGTCTCGTCCCGGTCCCTGTCCCGTTCCGATCCCTGTCCCAGTTCCGTCCCGGTGTCTATACTGTTTCGGTTCTGTCCCGACTAGCTCCCATCTCGTCTCGTCTCGTCCTATTCAGTTCTGTCCCATCGTGGTGCTTCCTGCCCCATCCTGGTGGTCCTTGTCCTGTCCTGGTCCCTGTCCCGTCCCGATGGTTCCTGTCCCGTCCCGATGGTCATTGTTCCGTCCCGGTGGTCCCTGTCCCGTTCCGATGGTCCCTGTTTCGTCCCGGTGGTCCATGTCCCGTCCCGGTAGTTCCTCTCCCATCTCAATGGTCCTTGTTCCGTCCCGGTGGTCCCTGTCCCGTCCCAGTCCCTGTTACATCTCGGTCCCTATCCCGTTCCGATCCCTGTCTCTGCCCCGGTGGTCCCTGTCAAGTCCCGGTCCCTGTCCCGTCCCGGTCTCTATCGATGTCGCAGTCCCTGTCTCGTCTCGGTCCTAGTCCCTAATGAAGTTTGTGTGTAAAATATTCAgtgtactgagaaaaaaaattattcctaGGTGGAAACTCAGTCAATTCCGCTATTTGTGCCAGAGCAATGCCCTGCCCTCGCACATTAAGATCACCATGACGCGTCAGACGCTCTTTGAGGATTCCTACCATCAGATTATGCGATTGCCGGCCTACGAACTCCGTCGGCGGCTGTACATAATCTTCCGGGGAGAAGAGGGTCTGGACTATGGAGGAGTATCCAGGGAATGGTTCTTCCTGCTGAGTCATGAAGTTCTCAATCCCATGTACTGTCTGTTTGAGTATGCCAACAAGAATAACTACAGTCTGCAGATCAATCCCGCCTCGTACGTCAATCCTGATCATCTGCAGTACTTTAAGTTTATTGGGAGATTCATTGCAATGGCCCTGTACCATGGACGCTTTATCTATTCGGGCTTTACGATGCCCTTCTACAAGAGGATGCTCAATAAGAAGCTCACCACAAAGGACATTGAGTCCATTGATCCGGAATTCTATAATTCTCTGGTTTGGGTGAGGGACAATAACATCGATGAGTGTGGCCTAGAGCTGTGGTTCAGTGTGGACTTTGAGGTGCTAGGGCAGATAATTCATCATGAGCTGAAGGAGAATGGGGATAAAGAACGTGTCACGGAGGAGAATAAGGAAGAGTACCTTACGCTAATGACGGAATGGAGAATGACGAGGTAAGTGAAGAACTCTTTGCTCTAGGCTAGAGCTGTCGAACTCTAACCTAGAGAAAATCCCAATTCCACCTCTAAAAAATCTCAGGGAGGCAAGGACTAGGCTTGAACCTTGTCAGTCGGACATTTTTAGTGTGATCACCACTAGGGGCGCTATGATCGAAAAGttcattttcgaaatttcgatgtcgaatatctcGAAGTCCGCTTTatcgatttcgatgaaattttagtatgttgtaggcgatgtcaagacctttccatcgaTAGGCCGTTCTTCTTGCCTGGCCCTCCCTGGATTGCGAAAATCCGAAATGTCTTACTGATTTCGTTATTATGGTGAACAGAGGTATCGAGCAGCAGACTAAGACATTCCTGGACGGCTTCAATGAAGTGGTGCCTCTGGAGTGGCTCAAGTACTTTGATGAGCGCGAACTGGAGCTAATGCTGTGCGGAATGCAAGAGATCGATGTCGATGACTGGCAACGGAACACGATCTACAGGCATTACAACCGCAACAGTAAGCAAGTTCTGTGGTTCTGGCAGGTAAGAAGatctttctttctctttttgtGCCAAAGGAGGAATTGACGGGGATTTTTGGGGGGCAGTTTGTCAGGGAGACGGACAATGAGAAGCGTGCCAGATTGCTGCAATTTGTAACGGGGACGTGTCGGGTGCCCGTGGGAGGATTTGCCGAGCTAATGGGCTCCAATGGACCCCAAAGGTTCTGCATTGAAAAGGTGGGGAAGGAAACGTGGCTTCCGCGATCGCATACGTGCTTCAATCGTCTGGATTTGCCACCGTACAAGAGCTACGACCAACTCGTTGAGAAGCTCAACTACGCCATCGAGGAAACGGAGGGCTTTGGCCAGGAATAGAGAAGCACTCATCAAGTAAGTGCATAATTAatcctttttcatgtaaatAATTGTTAATAGTTTCTGGTGAGATATGAATAATGATgatgcaaaaatatttgtagCTATAAATAGttaaagcaaaaagaaaaaaaagatcgtAGAAaggttataattttattttaaaaagaaaaaaaattgtgtataaaatattttgtggggAGATTTTAAAGGGTAAGCTTTGAAAggctaaaaaaaaagacacgaaagaaagaaagaaagagttTGAATGAAGATCAAATGGGATCAGTGAtaatatcaaattatttttagattttaggtgaaagaaaaaaaaaaagaaatttttagaaaaaaaaattgattcatTAGAGTTCTCAAGAAGTAattcaaaagttattttttacaaattgctaaaagagaaagaaaaacacGTTTTAAaatttgccaccccttttaactTTAATTCCCAGTAGTtgataaaatagtgaaaagcaaaaagaaaattgaaagggGAATATTTTTGTGTCACTGACTTGAAAGGGAGAGGGAGAGAGGATGAGTAAATTATGAGGAAGCATGAATcctcagcaaaaaaataaagataataaaacgattatcaagaaaaagttactttttttcttcagaaagtaaaaaaaaaacagcgttgaaattttcataagatcattttcgcatcattcacattcattttcaccaaaaaaaacgtaaaatttcgcaaaatttcAATCCCTAATTTTCGCTCGGTTGAcaaattagtaaaaattttatCAGTTTTACATCATTGCCTTTCGTTTTCATcaagtaaatataaaatttcacaaaatttcatgaaaaattcgGATGTTTTAAGACCTTATTTTAGATCGATTCATAAATATATTCAAAGTTTCAAAACCTAATTTCTGCAGGATTTACAAATTATTCAAGATTGAATTACATCCAcgtaatttacttttattttcataaaaataaataaaatttcacaaaatttcatgaaaaatttgagTGCATTAAGACCTTATATTTGCGTGATAAATAAATTACTACAAATCAGATAATTTTCGCCAAAGAAAcatgaaattttcacaaaatttcaagaaaatattcaaaatttcaatatctaaTATTCATACGATCGATAGGACTAAACAAACAAAGAATCTTTGTACAATATAACCAAATTTTCACCGAGGAAActtaaaatttcactaaatttcatGTCAAATTTGATTGCTCTCAGACCTCATTTTTAGGCTATtattaaatttgtataaatcAGATCATTTTCGCCAATGAtacatgaaattttcacaaaactttatgaaaaatttgacTGCTTTAAGACCTTCTATTTGCGTGATAAACAAATTACTACAAATCAAATCATTTTCAACAAGTAAACATgagattttcataaaatttcataaaaatgttgaaaatttcaatacctaATTTCCGCAGGATTGACAAACAATTAAAAATCCAATAACTTCCGCTTCATTATCCAAATTTTCACCGGGgaaacataaaatttcataaagttccataaacatttcaaaagtttcaaaacctcatttttatacaattgACAAAATCATAAAGAAACAAATCATTTTCGCATCATTCACATACATTTTCACCGAGGAAAcatgaaatttcgaaaaatttcatgaaaatgttcaaaatttcaagaccttatCTACAGAAACTTGGTAAGTGATTACAATTAAGAGTATTTTTTATCAGTTATGTcatttttgaacaatatttcatgaaagtttccaaaatttccaaattttcatttaaattatattttatttcgcaaaatttcgtggaaattttccaaaattgcatgATAATTTCAGCAAGTGGGTAAGTAATTTATGATATTGCACAACGTacttttcagaagttttataaCATTCtgaggaaaatattattttgaaggaaaatcaaaatttttcttttgaatttgcattaaaatttccaaaattacgattactagctattaaaaacctaatctgaaattgaaattttcaattttgaaacattGAACTTATTTTAAGACTTTTTCAAAGCagattttaagaagaaaaaaaattaatagcgtttctttaatttttgcttaatggatatttcttaaaatttcattttttgatacTTTGTCCCTCTATCCAATTTTCAAGATTcaatgaattttgcaaaaaaaatcttgaagaaatttagaaaaaggaaaatttccaaaatttcataaattgaaagtAAAACGAAATCCgttaattttttcaaagaatttttattcACATCCTTAACCTAGAATCTCGTATAATCATCATCTCTCTTGGCCTCTACCAAAGGATTGAGACTCTTAACGGCAAATCCGTTATTGACACTGCTAGAATCCAGGCTGTGCTTCTGCGGGTAGGGCATAAATGTGGGATCCTTATCGATACCCACAAAATCGGACTCGTCCGACTGGATACTCTTGTCGTCGTACATGAAGTCCCTCTGGAAATCCTGATTGTTCAGGGCGGGATTCTTTCCTTCCGTTGCGAAAATATTCGTTGTAGGTGCTCCCATTCGGTTTAGATTCGAAGATACCGATCCGAAGACCGTCGGTGATAGAGCCTTTAGTTGTCTGTTCAAACTCTTGCTCCTCAGATAGAAAGCAATTCCCATGACAATGCACAAGACTCCCAGAACGCAACAAACGACAATCAAAATGATGTTCAGAAGCTCCTGGAAGGCATCTTCGGGGTTGCCACTGTCGGGATCTGTAGGAACGTATCCGTTGAGGAAGAGTCCTCGCGATGTTAGATCGTTCTGAATTTCCTGGATGAAATCCAAGTCCACGATGCGACTGGAAATTTTCAGAGAAATCCTTCAAAATCTGGAGGAAAATTTAGGGAAGGGTAAAACTCACGCTCGGATTATGTCACCGTCAATGGCTTCGGAATTATCGATAAAATGGCACCTTACAACGGTTTGGTTATCGTTCTGGGAACGTCTTTCGATGTCGTCAATGTTTGCTTCGTAACCGAAACGATCCGTGAAGACGGATTTGATCTGAAACGAAGAATTTGTAGATTATAGGTTAGATTCAGGAAGCAAGGACCttatgcaaagaatacttaCATAAGTCTCCTGTTCTCGGACATCTTCCAAGGTGTTGAGGAAAATGAAGGACACTCTGTTGGATTCAGCAATGATGTAGATTTTCACCCGGGCTTGATCGGTATGAGGTCCCAATCCAGTCTCCGAATCCCTGACTTCAATCATGAACTCAAAGTATCCTGTATGGGAGTCATCTATGGCTCTATCGAGCCTTATAATCCCACTGATAGGCTCCATAACGAAGGCGTTGTCCTTGATACCCTCGAGATTTGTCCCTTGAGCTACTATTGTGTCCGGCAATATGTAGTAGATCAGTTGACCTTCGTCCACGGTATCAGGATCGAAAGCCACAACGGTTAGGAGGGCCTTGCTTACAAAGTCACTGGTTGTTATACCAACTCCGTAGTAGTCCAGTTCGAACTTTGGAGGGTTGTCGTTGATGTCATCAACGATTACTTGAACCTGGAGAACGGAATTCGGACCCCAGGATATAGGTCCGTTGCGATTGTTTGTAGCAACAACGCTGAGGTTGTGGCTCTCTTCACTTTCCCTATCCAAAGGCTGCAGCAATGATAGCCTTCTAGTTTCAGGATCGAGAGCAAAAATATCAGATTCTGGGTTGAGGAAGTAGTAGATTGAGAACATTTCATCGGGATTGGTTACCCCAGTATTTTTGGGATCTTCAGCTTCGGGGAGTACGAAGGATTCTTCCAATCCTGGTGCGTTTTCTGTGAACGTGTTGGAGTAGTTTGGATCAGGGAAGAAGGGTTCACCTTGGATGTCTACAAAAATGATCTTCAGGTCAATTATATCTTGAGACAATCCTCCACCATCCCTGGCTTGGAGGTTGACACTATAGGTTCGACTTTGAACGAGTTCGGTGATTCGTAGGTGAGACTTCTCGCTGTCTTCCTTATCGAATCTGAACACTAAGTGATCTTCACCATTTGCACTGCCTGTAAAGGCAAATGTCACATCACCAAAGGACCCACCATCGGGATCATGAGCTTCAAAGGCGGGTAAGGGTACTCCGTTACTGGTCAAAAGCGGAGAATTTACATAGGCGTCGTTGAATCTCAAACGGATTGTGTTTCCTTCTTCTGGAAATACGATCGTTGGAGTGTTGTAGTTGTATGGGTCGATCCTCAGATTGTAGGTTTCTTGAGAACTCAAACTAACTTGAGAGGTCCACTCATCTCCATGATCGTAAGCTTCAATGGTGATTCTCCATGTCCCATAGCATCCCCTAAGATCACTCCTCACAACAAGGGTTCCAGTGTTTGTTGTGCGATCACTAACGATATCAAATGCATCGGTCATATCAGGGATCGGATCAGCATGGTTCTCTCCTGGTTCTATTGCTAAGATTCTGTAAGAGACTTCAGAATTTGGAGTACCAGGCTCGTCAGAATCGGTTGAAACTATTTTTGCTGCGAGATTGTAGccctgaaaatgaaaaaaacatgGTAACGTTTCGTTGGTATTAGGAATGCTACTTTGCTTACTGCTCCAAAGTTCTCCCCAACCAAAGGTTGAAACGCAGTTGGGCCAGGCATTCTCGGGGGATTGTCATTCACATCCAGTaaaaaaacatttacaaaaGTTGTATTAGAATTTCTTCCTGGAAAGACAAAACTTGTTTACAGCTGTAACTAGTTTTGAAATCCGTTTGACTTACTTCCATTTCCGAGGTAGTTATCCTCGTACTTTATCGGGATGTAGTGACTCACTGGACCATTATCCCTATCCAGTACTGCTCCTCCTATGAGTCTAACACTCAAATCTCCAGTTTCCTGATCGATCTCAAAGAGATTCTGCAGTTCTGGAATGGATTCGTAGTCAATTGTGTACCAAACTAAGTTGTGAGGGGAGTCTCGGTCTTTATCAGTTGCAAGGATCCTTACAAAGGCTCCCTCAGTTGTGTTTTCGTACAGTTCAATGGATTTCTCAAACTCGGCCTCTTCGGGAAGTTTGTTGTTGGTGTCGATCATTTCGATCTTGATCTGCAAATGTCAAAAATGGAAGCGTTTGATCCTAGGGACCCTAGGTTGTTTAGATTTGATCAAATAGTTTAACTTACATTCCCTGGAACTTGATGATCTCCATCAGATAGCGTGATCACATATTCAAGACTGTCCAATCGAGGTTCATCGCAGTCAATCGCTTGATCAGCATCAACTTCAATAACTCCAGTTGTCGGGTTGATCTTTACCCATCCCTCCGTTGTTCCTTGTTCCACAACAGCCCTGAAATTCGAGAATCCTTAGAAACTTCAAGCCAGTACACCGTAAATAAAGAATCATGAACTTACCGCAATGAGTAGGTGATCTTATTGAACTCCGGTCCATCAAGATCTTCAGCAATGATGGTACCAATCAGGGTTCCAGCAAGAGCTTCTTCAACAACACTCCTCAACGTTGTTAGAGTGTCTCCCACAAACTGAGGTGGATTGTCATTGACATCTACAACTCTTACTGTGAGAATTGCCTCAGCAATTCCCTCATTTATCTCCTGGTTACGATCTTCAACTTTGATTGTAAGATAGATAACTTCGTACATTTCGTAATCGATGTC encodes the following:
- the LOC129806840 gene encoding protocadherin Fat 3-like, producing the protein MDRGPFWIFLTLVVLLVNTSEAQWTSPYFQDPDTPGITLGPSSQQQQMQMDEEIQTPFDFIIITYSGSNTPQIRFSFGDDLRFGSSFVRRDNVWVLQVTRRQDYETLAIQQYIFDITIDGVSRTVFCTINNLIDTPPIVTLLYDGPCNVKELEEDLDTDCHLNVHDPDSLERNDLTYRILGNNNENELFDLREIERDGYSITYTLIVVKELRFEERESYNFRAIFTDSGDNEGETRIVVEVEDVPSLPPRWNKPFSTEQFDEKTPQTFDVVAIDGDTGINSPIKYRLEFPSGQEWTQQNLVTIGEDSGVISVQPINRDELKQEIFTFTIIALKAMNESWTISGQAVLVVNDVNDNYPEINLAPDVVEIPESTYMQLPFTRFVIEDIDLGPHATYSVEMVSDTEENFPEAFTIIPNTGYQETSFLITVSNATYLDYENPVWREFQMRIIAQEVDFQEHWREQIIQVRLTNWNDEVPQFEQDEYVVEVLESEGAGYFLSQVQAFDDDIDDEVFHSIVGTMGSQFTCSEDGEVSIAQDNVLDYERQTNVVIQIQARDSLVTGHPGESLHTVYAQLEIRVLDVNDETPDLRMPRTAPEVIENSPAGTIVTMEIVATDPDTTADLEFSIDWEASYATKSGQEAARETYENCFIIEKFPENINRVIGHLKVNPDFEDDIDYEMYEVIYLTIKVEDRNQEINEGIAEAILTVRVVDVNDNPPQFVGDTLTTLRSVVEEALAGTLIGTIIAEDLDGPEFNKITYSLRAVVEQGTTEGWVKINPTTGVIEVDADQAIDCDEPRLDSLEYVITLSDGDHQVPGNIKIEMIDTNNKLPEEAEFEKSIELYENTTEGAFVRILATDKDRDSPHNLVWYTIDYESIPELQNLFEIDQETGDLSVRLIGGAVLDRDNGPVSHYIPIKYEDNYLGNGRRNSNTTFVNVFLLDVNDNPPRMPGPTAFQPLVGENFGAGYNLAAKIVSTDSDEPGTPNSEVSYRILAIEPGENHADPIPDMTDAFDIVSDRTTNTGTLVVRSDLRGCYGTWRITIEAYDHGDEWTSQVSLSSQETYNLRIDPYNYNTPTIVFPEEGNTIRLRFNDAYVNSPLLTSNGVPLPAFEAHDPDGGSFGDVTFAFTGSANGEDHLVFRFDKEDSEKSHLRITELVQSRTYSVNLQARDGGGLSQDIIDLKIIFVDIQGEPFFPDPNYSNTFTENAPGLEESFVLPEAEDPKNTGVTNPDEMFSIYYFLNPESDIFALDPETRRLSLLQPLDRESEESHNLSVVATNNRNGPISWGPNSVLQVQVIVDDINDNPPKFELDYYGVGITTSDFVSKALLTVVAFDPDTVDEGQLIYYILPDTIVAQGTNLEGIKDNAFVMEPISGIIRLDRAIDDSHTGYFEFMIEVRDSETGLGPHTDQARVKIYIIAESNRVSFIFLNTLEDVREQETYIKSVFTDRFGYEANIDDIERRSQNDNQTVVRCHFIDNSEAIDGDIIRARIVDLDFIQEIQNDLTSRGLFLNGYVPTDPDSGNPEDAFQELLNIILIVVCCVLGVLCIVMGIAFYLRSKSLNRQLKALSPTVFGSVSSNLNRMGAPTTNIFATEGKNPALNNQDFQRDFMYDDKSIQSDESDFVGIDKDPTFMPYPQKHSLDSSSVNNGFAVKSLNPLVEAKRDDDYTRF